The proteins below come from a single Acidovorax sp. NCPPB 4044 genomic window:
- the polA gene encoding DNA polymerase I, translating into MSKPKTLVLVDGSSYLYRAFHAMPDLRAVPGDPESPATGAIRGMINMLQALQREYPADYAACVFDASGPTFRDTLYPEYKAHRAPMPDDLRAQIEPIHEVVRLLGWPVVCVPGVEADDVIGTLAACASRQGVEVIVSSGDKDLSQLVDERITIIDTMSNKRRDIAGVTAEFGVPPALMVDYQTLVGDAVDNVPGVPKVGPKTAAKWLGEYGSLDALIARAGEIKGVAGENLRGALEWLPKGRELVTIRTDCDLAGHVEGLPAMNSIAMNSMDTAALRDFYTKFGFKGLARALQEGAPAAPPAALPPGASGDLFADTGATFVAEAAQGRDVAYETVLAWEDFDRWLGRIQAAELVALDTETTSLDELRAEIVGLSFSVEPGAAAYIPLRHAGPDAPEQLPLDAVLERLKPWLEDPARAKLGQHVKYDRHVFANHGIDVRGYVHDTMLQSYVLEVHKPHNLASLAERHTGRSGISYEDLCGKGAKQIPFAQVPVDQAAAYSCEDSDQTLDVHRVLWPLIEADEKLSGIYALEMASSEALFRIERNGVLIDLATLQQQSHDLGQRILKLEQEAYDIAGQPFNLGSPKQLGEIFFDKLGLPVVKKTATGARSTDEEVLEKLAEDYPLPAKILEHRSLSKLKGTYTDKLGQLADPRTGRVHTHYAQAVAVTGRLSSNDPNLQNIPIRTAEGRRVREAFVAPSGRLIASADYSQIELRIMAHLSDDDALLRAFTEGLDVHRATAAEVFGVSVDQVSSEQRRYAKVINFGLIYGMSSFGLARNLGIDNKAAAAYIDRYFQRYPGVKEYMDETKASAKARGYVETVFGRRLYLPEINSPNGPRRGAAERAAINAPMQGTAADLIKKAMVAVQAVLDAEKPGVLMVMQVHDELVFELPEDEAGWLRTEIPRLMADVADLKVPLLAEVGMGPNWEKAH; encoded by the coding sequence ATGAGCAAACCCAAGACCCTGGTGCTGGTGGACGGCTCCAGCTACCTCTACCGCGCCTTCCACGCCATGCCCGACCTGCGGGCCGTTCCCGGCGACCCGGAAAGCCCCGCCACGGGAGCCATCCGCGGCATGATCAACATGCTGCAGGCGCTGCAGAGGGAATACCCCGCCGACTATGCCGCCTGCGTGTTCGATGCGAGCGGCCCCACCTTCCGCGACACGCTCTACCCCGAATACAAGGCGCACCGCGCGCCCATGCCCGACGACCTGCGTGCGCAGATCGAGCCCATCCACGAGGTGGTCCGCCTGCTGGGCTGGCCCGTGGTCTGCGTGCCCGGCGTGGAGGCCGACGACGTCATCGGCACGCTCGCGGCCTGTGCGTCGCGCCAGGGCGTGGAGGTGATCGTCTCCAGCGGCGACAAGGACCTGTCGCAGCTGGTCGACGAGCGCATCACCATCATCGACACCATGAGCAACAAGCGCCGCGACATCGCCGGCGTCACGGCCGAGTTCGGCGTGCCGCCCGCGCTGATGGTCGATTACCAGACGCTGGTCGGAGATGCGGTGGACAACGTGCCCGGCGTGCCCAAGGTCGGCCCCAAGACCGCCGCCAAGTGGCTGGGCGAATACGGCTCGCTCGACGCGCTGATCGCCCGCGCGGGCGAGATCAAGGGTGTGGCCGGCGAGAACCTGCGCGGCGCGCTCGAATGGCTGCCCAAGGGGCGCGAGCTGGTCACGATCCGCACCGACTGCGATCTGGCGGGGCACGTGGAAGGCCTGCCTGCTATGAATTCAATAGCAATGAATTCAATGGATACGGCGGCACTCCGCGACTTTTATACCAAGTTCGGCTTCAAGGGCCTGGCGCGCGCCCTGCAGGAGGGCGCGCCTGCCGCCCCCCCCGCGGCGCTGCCCCCGGGGGCGAGCGGCGACCTGTTCGCCGACACCGGCGCGACCTTCGTGGCCGAGGCGGCGCAGGGCCGGGACGTGGCCTACGAGACCGTGCTGGCCTGGGAGGACTTCGACCGCTGGCTCGGCCGCATCCAGGCCGCGGAGCTGGTGGCGCTCGACACCGAAACCACCTCGCTCGATGAACTGCGCGCCGAGATCGTGGGCCTGAGCTTCAGCGTGGAGCCGGGCGCGGCCGCGTACATCCCGCTGCGCCATGCGGGCCCCGACGCGCCGGAGCAGTTGCCGCTGGATGCCGTGCTGGAGCGCCTGAAGCCCTGGCTGGAAGATCCCGCGCGCGCCAAGCTCGGCCAGCACGTGAAATACGACCGCCACGTGTTCGCCAACCACGGCATCGACGTGCGCGGCTACGTGCACGACACCATGCTGCAGAGCTACGTGCTCGAAGTGCACAAGCCGCACAACCTCGCGAGCCTGGCCGAGCGCCACACGGGCCGCAGCGGCATCAGCTACGAAGACCTGTGCGGCAAGGGCGCCAAGCAGATCCCGTTCGCCCAGGTGCCGGTCGATCAGGCCGCGGCCTATTCGTGCGAGGACTCCGACCAGACGCTCGACGTGCACCGCGTGCTGTGGCCGCTCATCGAGGCCGACGAAAAACTGAGCGGCATCTACGCGCTGGAGATGGCGAGCAGCGAGGCGCTGTTCCGCATCGAGCGCAATGGCGTGCTGATCGACCTGGCCACGCTGCAGCAGCAGAGCCACGACCTGGGCCAGCGCATCCTGAAGCTGGAGCAGGAGGCCTACGACATCGCCGGCCAGCCGTTCAACCTCGGCAGTCCCAAGCAGCTGGGCGAAATCTTCTTCGACAAGCTCGGCCTGCCGGTCGTGAAGAAAACCGCCACCGGCGCGCGCAGCACCGACGAAGAGGTGCTGGAGAAACTGGCCGAGGACTATCCGCTGCCCGCCAAGATCCTGGAGCACCGCAGCCTCTCCAAGCTCAAGGGCACCTACACCGACAAGCTCGGCCAGCTCGCCGACCCGCGCACGGGCCGCGTGCACACGCACTATGCGCAGGCCGTGGCGGTGACGGGGCGCCTGTCCAGCAACGACCCCAACCTGCAGAACATCCCCATCCGCACCGCCGAGGGCCGCCGCGTGCGCGAGGCCTTCGTGGCACCGTCGGGCCGCCTGATCGCCAGCGCCGACTACAGCCAGATCGAGCTGCGCATCATGGCCCACCTGAGCGACGACGACGCGCTGCTGCGCGCCTTCACCGAAGGCCTGGACGTGCACCGCGCCACGGCGGCGGAGGTGTTCGGCGTGTCGGTGGACCAGGTGAGCAGCGAGCAGCGCCGCTATGCCAAGGTCATCAACTTCGGCCTCATCTACGGCATGAGCAGTTTCGGCCTCGCGCGCAACCTGGGCATCGACAACAAGGCCGCGGCGGCCTACATCGACCGCTACTTCCAGCGCTACCCCGGCGTGAAGGAGTACATGGACGAAACCAAGGCCTCCGCCAAGGCGCGCGGCTATGTCGAGACGGTGTTCGGCCGCCGGCTCTACCTCCCCGAGATCAACTCCCCCAACGGCCCGCGCCGCGGCGCGGCCGAGCGCGCGGCCATCAACGCCCCCATGCAGGGCACGGCGGCCGACCTCATCAAGAAGGCCATGGTGGCGGTGCAGGCCGTGCTGGACGCCGAGAAGCCCGGGGTGCTGATGGTCATGCAGGTGCACGACGAACTGGTGTTCGAGCTGCCCGAGGACGAAGCGGGCTGGCTGCGCACCGAGATTCCGCGCCTCATGGCCGACGTGGCCGATCTGAAAGTGCCGCTGCTGGCGGAAGTGGGCATGGGCCCGAACTGGGAGAAGGCCCATTGA
- a CDS encoding homoserine kinase, whose translation MAVFTEVSKKEARDLLRRLQLGTLVSLRGIEGGIENTNYFLTSDQGEYVLTLFERLTAEQLPFYLHLMKHLAHAGIPVPDPRGDRHGDILHTVAGKPAAVVSKLQGKSQLVPEAVHCAAVGGMLARMHLAGRGYERQQPNLRGLAWWNETVPVVLPHIGEAQRTLLRSELAYQNHVAASPGYAALPRGPVHADLFRDNAMFDGETLTGFFDFYFAGVDTWLFDLSVCLNDWCIDWAAGTHAPLRAAAMLDAYQAVRPLTAQERALLPAMLRAGALRFWISRLWDFHLPREASLLTPHDPTHFERVLRGRVAEPLHVGAAGGFAH comes from the coding sequence ATGGCCGTTTTCACTGAAGTCTCCAAGAAAGAGGCGCGCGATCTGCTGCGCCGTTTGCAGCTGGGTACGCTCGTGTCGCTGCGCGGCATCGAGGGCGGGATCGAGAACACCAATTACTTCCTCACCAGCGACCAGGGCGAATACGTGCTCACGCTGTTCGAGCGCCTCACCGCCGAGCAGCTGCCGTTCTACCTGCACCTGATGAAGCACCTGGCGCATGCGGGCATCCCCGTGCCGGACCCACGCGGCGACCGCCATGGCGACATCCTGCACACGGTGGCCGGCAAGCCCGCTGCCGTGGTGAGCAAGCTGCAGGGCAAGAGCCAGCTCGTGCCCGAGGCGGTGCACTGCGCTGCCGTGGGCGGCATGCTCGCGCGCATGCACCTGGCCGGCCGCGGCTACGAGCGGCAGCAGCCCAACCTGCGCGGCCTGGCCTGGTGGAACGAGACCGTGCCGGTGGTGCTGCCGCACATCGGCGAGGCCCAGCGCACGCTGCTGCGCTCCGAACTGGCCTACCAGAACCATGTGGCGGCGTCCCCCGGCTACGCCGCGCTGCCGCGCGGCCCGGTGCATGCCGACCTGTTCCGCGACAACGCGATGTTCGACGGCGAAACCCTCACGGGCTTCTTCGACTTCTACTTCGCGGGGGTGGACACCTGGCTGTTCGACCTGTCGGTGTGCCTGAACGACTGGTGCATCGACTGGGCCGCCGGCACGCACGCGCCGCTGCGCGCAGCCGCCATGCTGGACGCCTACCAGGCGGTGCGGCCCCTCACCGCCCAGGAGCGCGCGCTGCTGCCCGCCATGCTGCGTGCCGGTGCGCTGCGGTTCTGGATCTCGCGCCTCTGGGATTTCCACCTGCCGCGCGAGGCCAGCCTGCTCACGCCGCACGACCCCACCCACTTCGAGCGGGTGTTGCGCGGCCGCGTGGCCGAGCCGCTGCATGTGGGTGCGGCCGGCGGCTTCGCGCACTGA
- a CDS encoding BPSS1780 family membrane protein, which produces MKLHIVPARAGLEWVRLGIRVFWRQPMALAALFFLTMASMSIATLLPLVGPAVALALLPAATLAMMVAAGDATQGRFPTPALLLVAFRTGRQRLNAMLVLGALYALGFLAVMGISSLMDGGQFARVYLGGEELTREVAELPQFQAAMWLSLALYLPLSLLFWHAPGLVHWHGVPPLKALFFSIVACLRNFGAFAVYGLAWTGVFLGAGIAASVAVTLLAFMGLGAAFAAGIMVGTAMLLAAMFFTSVVFSFRDCFEPPERMPTLEDSHSAA; this is translated from the coding sequence ATGAAATTGCACATCGTCCCCGCCCGTGCCGGCCTGGAATGGGTCCGCCTGGGCATCCGCGTGTTCTGGCGCCAGCCCATGGCGCTGGCTGCGCTCTTCTTCCTGACCATGGCGTCCATGTCCATCGCCACGCTGCTGCCCCTGGTCGGCCCGGCCGTGGCGCTGGCGCTGCTGCCGGCGGCCACGCTGGCCATGATGGTGGCCGCGGGCGACGCCACGCAGGGGCGCTTTCCCACGCCGGCGCTGCTGCTCGTGGCCTTCCGCACCGGCCGCCAGCGGCTCAATGCCATGCTGGTGCTGGGGGCGCTCTATGCGCTCGGCTTCCTGGCGGTGATGGGGATTTCGTCCCTCATGGACGGCGGGCAGTTCGCCCGGGTGTACCTGGGCGGCGAGGAACTCACGCGCGAAGTGGCCGAGCTGCCGCAGTTCCAGGCGGCGATGTGGCTCTCGCTGGCGCTCTACCTGCCGCTGTCGCTGCTGTTCTGGCATGCGCCGGGCCTCGTGCACTGGCACGGCGTGCCGCCGCTCAAGGCGCTGTTCTTCAGCATCGTCGCGTGTCTGCGCAACTTCGGCGCCTTCGCGGTGTATGGCCTGGCCTGGACGGGCGTGTTCCTGGGCGCGGGCATCGCGGCCAGCGTGGCGGTGACGCTGCTGGCCTTCATGGGGCTGGGCGCCGCCTTCGCGGCGGGCATCATGGTGGGCACCGCCATGCTGCTGGCCGCCATGTTCTTCACCTCCGTGGTGTTCTCGTTCCGCGACTGCTTCGAGCCGCCTGAGCGCATGCCCACGCTGGAAGACAGCCACAGCGCCGCCTGA
- a CDS encoding PhoX family protein has product MSHTPMPSRRKALQFLAGVPLLPLGASASAASLLAACGGGSDAPSFVSASFSPMAAPSLANPAAMATTTVGSTLNVKFSNDSVQSYQLAYQPFFITGDRVPGGNGGTILAGGYVDINNQPITDTTVAGKERQFFSDSPDGTSLLTVANAKVDGVKGNPVFAVVQFEYTTWAQDGKTDMYGKLPSPIAVLSLDQDPATGKLSLVKYHNVDTSKVHGLWITCGASLSPWGTHLSSEEYEPDAFTAASNAQFKAYSKNLYGSETAANPYHYGHMPEVTVNPDGTASIKKHFCMGRISHELVQVMPDQRTALMGDDATNSGYFVFVADKEKDLSSGTLYAAKVGSGFSIDPAANSAAALTWIKLGSATSAEIEKLASTLKPTDIMTVASADPKDAAYTRIVANGKTEWIRINAGMEKAAAFLETHRYAAFVGASMGFTKMEGTTVNAKDKIAYSALQNVQTSMVAGNAANVPGNGISVPKQLVAGVVMALNLRGGLKDTQGGTINSDWMPVDTKALLAGEDIASDALGNTANPNNIANPDNLKFSEKLRTLFIGEDSSQHVNNFLWAYNVDTKQLSRVMSVPAGGESTGLHAVDEINGFTYIMSNFQHVGDWGSIHSKVKDTLDPLVRANYKDKFGSAVGYLTGTPQQMKLHA; this is encoded by the coding sequence ATGTCCCACACCCCGATGCCCTCCCGCCGCAAGGCCCTGCAATTCCTGGCCGGCGTGCCGCTGCTGCCCCTGGGCGCCAGCGCATCCGCCGCGTCCCTGCTGGCTGCCTGCGGCGGCGGCAGCGATGCGCCGAGCTTCGTCTCGGCCAGCTTCAGCCCGATGGCCGCGCCCTCGCTCGCCAACCCCGCGGCGATGGCCACCACCACGGTGGGCTCCACGCTGAACGTGAAGTTCAGCAACGACTCCGTGCAGAGCTACCAGCTCGCCTACCAGCCGTTCTTCATCACCGGCGACCGCGTCCCGGGCGGCAACGGCGGCACCATCCTGGCCGGCGGCTACGTGGACATCAACAACCAGCCCATCACCGACACGACCGTGGCCGGCAAGGAGCGCCAGTTCTTCTCCGACTCGCCCGACGGCACGTCGCTGCTCACCGTGGCCAATGCCAAGGTAGACGGCGTCAAGGGCAACCCCGTGTTCGCCGTGGTGCAATTCGAATACACCACCTGGGCGCAGGACGGCAAGACCGACATGTACGGCAAGCTGCCCTCGCCCATCGCCGTGCTCTCGCTCGACCAGGATCCCGCCACGGGCAAGCTGTCGCTCGTGAAGTACCACAACGTGGACACCTCCAAGGTGCACGGCCTGTGGATCACCTGCGGCGCGAGCCTCTCGCCCTGGGGCACGCACCTGTCCAGCGAGGAGTACGAGCCCGATGCCTTCACCGCCGCATCGAACGCGCAGTTCAAGGCCTACAGCAAGAACCTCTACGGCAGCGAAACGGCGGCCAACCCCTACCACTACGGCCACATGCCCGAAGTGACGGTGAACCCCGACGGCACCGCGTCCATCAAGAAGCATTTCTGCATGGGCCGCATCTCGCACGAACTGGTGCAGGTGATGCCCGACCAGCGCACCGCGCTGATGGGCGACGACGCCACCAACAGCGGCTACTTCGTCTTCGTGGCCGACAAGGAGAAGGACCTGTCCTCCGGCACGCTGTACGCCGCCAAGGTGGGCTCGGGCTTTTCGATCGACCCGGCCGCCAACTCCGCCGCGGCGCTCACCTGGATCAAGCTCGGCTCGGCCACCAGCGCCGAGATCGAGAAGCTCGCCAGCACGCTCAAGCCCACCGACATCATGACCGTGGCCAGCGCCGACCCGAAGGACGCGGCGTACACCAGGATCGTCGCCAACGGCAAGACCGAGTGGATCAGGATCAACGCCGGCATGGAAAAGGCCGCCGCCTTCCTGGAGACGCACCGCTACGCCGCCTTCGTCGGCGCCAGCATGGGCTTCACCAAGATGGAAGGCACCACGGTCAACGCCAAGGACAAGATCGCCTACTCCGCGCTGCAGAACGTGCAGACCTCGATGGTGGCCGGCAATGCCGCCAACGTGCCGGGCAACGGCATCTCGGTGCCCAAGCAACTCGTCGCCGGCGTGGTGATGGCGCTCAACCTGCGCGGCGGCCTGAAGGACACCCAGGGCGGCACGATCAACAGCGACTGGATGCCCGTGGACACCAAGGCGCTGCTGGCCGGCGAGGACATCGCCTCGGACGCGCTGGGCAACACGGCCAACCCCAACAACATCGCCAACCCGGACAACCTGAAGTTCTCCGAGAAGCTGCGCACGCTGTTCATCGGCGAGGACAGCAGCCAGCACGTGAACAACTTCCTGTGGGCGTACAACGTCGACACCAAGCAGCTCTCGCGCGTGATGTCGGTGCCCGCCGGCGGCGAATCCACGGGCCTGCACGCGGTGGACGAGATCAACGGCTTCACCTACATCATGAGCAACTTCCAGCACGTGGGCGACTGGGGCAGCATCCACTCCAAGGTGAAGGACACCCTCGACCCGCTGGTGCGCGCGAACTACAAGGACAAGTTCGGCTCCGCCGTGGGCTACCTGACGGGCACGCCCCAGCAGATGAAGCTGCACGCCTGA
- a CDS encoding imelysin family protein encodes MTTASFKTTVLAGLLAAAALGTSGVVQAQAPQGAGASAAAPASSAAATPAAVAAQYAVLAHANYEDTLAAARTMQAAIRAFTAKPSAEALAEARKTWLAAREFYGQTEAFRFYGGPIDDEKGPEGQINAWPMDESYVDSVEGKPDAGLVNNRKFAITKKNLAAQNERGGEENIATGWHAIEFFLWGQDLSETGPGDRNFEDFVDGKAKNADRRRQYLNVVTDLLIDDLTFLVKAWAPKSANNYRAKFVRGGTESVRKMLVGLGSLSRGELAGERLEVALNSQDQEDEHSCFSDNTHRDAVTNAQGIRNVWLGEYKRADGSTVQGASLRDLVAAKDAALAERTSQQIAASVKAAEGIQAPFDREIIGGKDAPGRQRIQKTIDSLTQQSKDLVEAANAIGITKLTLVQP; translated from the coding sequence ATGACCACCGCCTCGTTCAAGACCACCGTTCTCGCCGGATTGCTGGCCGCCGCCGCACTCGGCACTTCGGGGGTGGTCCAGGCACAGGCTCCGCAGGGCGCGGGCGCATCCGCCGCCGCGCCCGCCTCCAGCGCCGCCGCGACGCCGGCCGCGGTGGCGGCGCAGTACGCCGTGCTGGCGCATGCGAACTACGAGGACACGCTGGCCGCCGCGCGCACCATGCAGGCGGCCATCAGGGCCTTCACGGCCAAGCCATCGGCCGAGGCGCTGGCCGAAGCCCGCAAGACCTGGCTGGCCGCGCGCGAGTTCTACGGCCAGACCGAGGCCTTCCGCTTCTACGGCGGCCCCATCGACGACGAGAAGGGCCCCGAAGGGCAGATCAACGCCTGGCCCATGGACGAGTCGTACGTCGACAGCGTGGAAGGCAAGCCCGATGCCGGCCTGGTCAACAACCGCAAGTTCGCCATCACCAAGAAGAACCTGGCCGCGCAGAACGAGCGTGGCGGCGAAGAGAACATCGCCACCGGCTGGCACGCCATCGAATTCTTCCTGTGGGGCCAGGACCTCTCCGAGACCGGCCCGGGCGACCGCAACTTCGAGGATTTCGTGGACGGCAAGGCCAAGAACGCCGACCGCCGCCGCCAGTACCTGAACGTGGTCACCGACCTGCTCATCGACGACCTGACCTTCCTCGTGAAGGCCTGGGCGCCGAAATCGGCCAACAACTACCGCGCGAAGTTCGTGCGCGGCGGCACGGAATCGGTGCGCAAGATGCTGGTCGGCCTGGGCTCGCTCTCGCGCGGGGAACTGGCGGGCGAGCGGCTCGAAGTGGCGCTCAACAGCCAGGACCAGGAAGACGAGCACTCCTGCTTCTCCGACAACACCCACCGCGATGCGGTGACGAACGCGCAGGGCATCCGGAACGTGTGGCTCGGCGAGTACAAGCGCGCCGACGGCAGCACCGTCCAGGGGGCTTCGCTGCGCGACCTGGTCGCCGCCAAGGACGCCGCGCTGGCCGAGCGCACCTCGCAGCAGATCGCCGCCTCCGTGAAGGCGGCCGAAGGCATCCAGGCGCCGTTCGACCGCGAGATCATCGGCGGCAAGGATGCCCCGGGTCGCCAGCGCATCCAGAAGACCATCGACAGCCTCACGCAGCAGAGCAAAGACCTGGTGGAGGCCGCCAACGCCATCGGCATCACCAAGCTGACCCTCGTGCAACCGTGA
- a CDS encoding di-heme oxidoreductase family protein codes for MIRSQTMPRRRALWSAAVLAGTGLAATGALLSAGGATAADPPDPQGEKTGGATTVYATGRNAFSFPAANLDDAERTRFVIGNSFFKRNWVEAGASTKARDGLGPHFIARSCGGCHVQDGRGEPPEIFNRLGETRDPTVALLIRLSIPGTDPHGGPNPEPIYGDQLNTAAVHGVKPEGTVTLRYDTVKGRFADGTPYALLKPHYGVRNLGYGPLHAKTMLSPRIAPQIIGVGLLEAIAEADILANAADQAAAPGPIKGMPNHVWDAPSGRKMLGRFGWKANVATISHQTGGAFIGDMGITSRDFPSENCTTTQVDCGESPSGRSAGARGQAGVEIDDKTFDDVVFYQATLAPPARRNVNDAAVLRGQALFAQAQCAACHRPSYVTKEGPFPHLTSKALSGQRIWPYTDMLLHDMGEGLADGRPDFLASGRQWKTPPLWGIGLIKDVNGHTRLLHDGRARGVLEAILWHGGEAEEARQNVLKMDKADREALVKFVESL; via the coding sequence ATGATCCGTTCGCAGACGATGCCGCGCCGGCGCGCGCTCTGGTCCGCCGCCGTGCTGGCCGGCACCGGCCTGGCCGCCACCGGGGCGCTGCTCTCGGCAGGCGGCGCCACGGCCGCCGACCCGCCCGATCCGCAGGGCGAGAAGACCGGGGGCGCCACCACGGTGTACGCCACCGGCCGCAACGCCTTCTCGTTCCCCGCCGCCAACCTGGACGATGCCGAGCGCACGCGCTTCGTCATCGGCAACTCGTTCTTCAAGCGCAACTGGGTGGAGGCCGGAGCCTCCACCAAGGCGCGCGACGGCCTGGGCCCGCATTTCATCGCGCGTTCGTGCGGCGGCTGCCACGTGCAGGACGGCCGCGGCGAGCCGCCGGAGATCTTCAACCGCCTGGGCGAGACGCGCGACCCGACCGTCGCGCTGCTCATCCGCCTGTCCATCCCCGGCACCGATCCGCACGGCGGCCCGAACCCGGAGCCGATCTACGGCGACCAGCTCAACACCGCGGCCGTGCACGGCGTGAAGCCCGAGGGCACGGTCACGCTGCGCTACGACACGGTCAAGGGCCGCTTCGCCGACGGCACGCCCTACGCGCTGCTCAAGCCCCACTACGGCGTGCGCAACCTCGGCTACGGCCCGCTGCACGCCAAGACCATGCTGAGCCCGCGCATCGCGCCGCAGATCATCGGCGTGGGCCTGCTGGAGGCGATCGCCGAGGCCGACATCCTCGCGAACGCCGCCGACCAGGCCGCCGCGCCCGGCCCCATCAAGGGCATGCCCAACCACGTGTGGGACGCGCCTTCGGGCCGCAAGATGCTGGGCCGTTTCGGCTGGAAGGCCAACGTGGCCACCATCTCGCACCAGACCGGTGGCGCCTTCATCGGCGACATGGGCATCACCTCGCGCGACTTCCCCAGCGAGAACTGCACCACCACGCAGGTGGACTGCGGCGAGTCGCCCAGCGGCCGCAGCGCCGGTGCGCGCGGCCAGGCGGGCGTGGAGATCGACGACAAGACCTTCGACGACGTGGTCTTCTACCAGGCCACGCTGGCCCCGCCCGCGCGCCGCAACGTGAACGACGCCGCCGTGCTGCGCGGCCAGGCGCTCTTCGCGCAGGCCCAGTGCGCGGCCTGCCACCGCCCGAGCTACGTGACCAAGGAAGGCCCTTTCCCGCACCTGACGAGCAAGGCGCTCTCGGGCCAGCGCATCTGGCCCTACACCGACATGCTGCTGCACGACATGGGCGAAGGCCTGGCCGACGGGCGGCCCGACTTCCTGGCCAGCGGCCGGCAGTGGAAGACGCCGCCGCTCTGGGGCATTGGCCTCATCAAGGACGTGAACGGCCATACGCGCCTGCTGCACGACGGCCGTGCGCGCGGCGTGCTCGAAGCCATCCTGTGGCACGGCGGCGAGGCGGAGGAGGCCCGCCAGAACGTGCTCAAGATGGACAAGGCCGACCGGGAGGCCCTCGTGAAATTCGTGGAATCGCTATGA
- a CDS encoding imelysin family protein, which produces MTHRTFLARRAMLAASLVLALAGGTAAQTRAAAPATPAWQHDAVPFYDTTHALQSLYAHWGLPRSREFAAAAHALPVALRALCEAPASAGSGAPPALEPARTAWRTAMLTWERLGAVAVGPVIARRTQRQIDFAPTRPQLIERAIKAQPQGAQAFERIGTPAKGLPALEWLLWTQPAAPRSPACAYAVEVALDVEREAAALQSAFEGAAATDWGAEEEQERSTQAMGEFINQWVGGIERLRWAHMEKPLRAAQGTRAPDYPRMASGLASAAWAAEWAALRALTVQAAGTPLAAPGQGLVPLETYLRGRGLNPLADRLRATALRIDAAMAAAEKAGTAQGGPQVLQAAKELSALKRLAEAEVAPALQVSIGFSDADGD; this is translated from the coding sequence ATGACACACCGCACCTTCCTCGCGCGCCGCGCCATGCTGGCCGCATCCCTGGTGCTCGCGCTCGCGGGCGGCACGGCCGCGCAGACGCGCGCGGCCGCTCCCGCCACGCCGGCCTGGCAGCACGATGCCGTGCCGTTCTACGACACCACCCATGCGCTGCAGAGCCTGTATGCGCACTGGGGGCTGCCGCGGTCGCGCGAATTCGCCGCCGCGGCGCACGCCCTGCCGGTGGCCCTGCGGGCACTGTGCGAGGCCCCCGCGTCCGCCGGCTCGGGCGCTCCGCCCGCGCTGGAGCCGGCCCGCACCGCGTGGCGCACCGCGATGCTCACCTGGGAGCGCCTGGGCGCCGTGGCGGTGGGCCCGGTGATCGCGCGGCGCACGCAACGGCAGATCGACTTCGCCCCCACCCGGCCGCAGCTCATCGAGCGGGCCATCAAGGCACAGCCGCAGGGCGCGCAGGCCTTCGAGCGCATCGGCACGCCGGCCAAGGGCCTGCCCGCGCTCGAATGGCTGCTCTGGACCCAGCCCGCCGCGCCGCGCAGCCCCGCCTGCGCCTATGCGGTCGAAGTGGCGCTGGACGTGGAGCGCGAGGCCGCCGCGCTGCAGTCGGCCTTCGAAGGCGCCGCGGCCACCGATTGGGGTGCCGAGGAAGAACAGGAGCGTTCCACCCAGGCCATGGGCGAATTCATCAACCAGTGGGTGGGCGGCATCGAGCGCCTGCGCTGGGCCCACATGGAGAAGCCGCTGCGCGCCGCGCAGGGCACGCGCGCACCCGACTACCCGCGCATGGCGAGCGGGCTGGCCAGCGCCGCCTGGGCGGCCGAATGGGCGGCCCTGCGCGCACTCACCGTGCAAGCCGCCGGCACGCCGCTGGCAGCCCCGGGCCAGGGGCTGGTACCGCTGGAGACCTACCTGCGCGGCCGCGGGCTCAACCCCCTGGCCGACCGGTTGCGCGCCACCGCGCTGCGCATCGATGCCGCGATGGCGGCCGCCGAAAAGGCCGGTACCGCCCAGGGCGGGCCGCAGGTGCTGCAGGCGGCCAAGGAGCTGAGCGCGCTCAAGCGCCTGGCCGAGGCCGAGGTGGCACCGGCCCTGCAGGTGAGCATCGGCTTCTCCGATGCCGACGGGGACTGA